The following are encoded together in the Zingiber officinale cultivar Zhangliang chromosome 8A, Zo_v1.1, whole genome shotgun sequence genome:
- the LOC122008250 gene encoding uncharacterized protein LOC122008250, whose translation MTATSPPASVTNASPTTICLHSLSLLLAMEGAVKGHLQVPAFGCWNHHYCDDLPIGQYFDSSEFFRGRFNVSVAGRARRGELHREVTMKHQQSGAGKAVDEDLYKVPPEILHQKPKKRLLRNLWGCMRVSSIDMD comes from the exons ATGACAGCTACAAGTCCACCAGCTTCCGTTACTAATGCATCCCCAACCACCATCTGCCTCCATAGTTTGAGTCTTCTTCTCGCAATGGAG GGTGCGGTGAAAGGTCATCTACAAGTCCCGGCGTTTGGGTGTTGGAACCACCACTACTGCGACGACCTCCCCATCGGCCAGTACTTCGACTCGTCGGAGTTCTTCCGCGGCCGTTTCAATGTTTCAGTGGCCGGAAGGGCACGTCGCGGAGAGCTCCACAGGGAGGTAACCATGAAGCACCAGCAAAGTGGAGCTGGGAAGGCTGTGGACGAGGACCTGTACAAAGTCCCTCCGGAGATCCTCCACCAAAAGCCAAAGAAG AGGTTGCTGAGGAATCTGTGGGGGTGTATGAGAGTCAGCAGCATTGACATGGACTAG
- the LOC122011375 gene encoding mitogen-activated protein kinase kinase kinase 17-like — protein MAIREYRRGRMIGRGACGTVSLATDASSGEIFAVKSAGIGCSAALQREQRILSALDSPFVVSYLGFDIAGPAPGFCRRFDLFVEYAPGGSLSDAIEQHGGRLEEPAIRCYARDVLRGLDYLHSAGVVHCDIKSRNVLLCGCGHAKIADFGCARLADEAAECSISGTPLFMSPEVARGEEQGAPADVWALGCTVIEMATGRSPWPDAKDPVSALHRIAFSTDVPEIPSSMSEQGKEFLSKCLVRNPRERWTAAELLRHPFVVSSGSLDPQSTSNCGTNFNRVSPVTTLDQSFWELISDDEDVLDQVEVPQEDPLERIKRLAGNAAQNWTWDENWVTVRSHGREESSPATDSVTEADMLDFDPISVESVLVRSVDTLLFHYNCNYDDTKVFLLDKDLIQFDSLNLSSNL, from the coding sequence ATGGCGATCCGCGAGTACCGTCGTGGCCGGATGATCGGCCGAGGAGCCTGCGGAACTGTGTCGCTCGCCACTGACGCCTCCTCCGGCGAGATCTTCGCCGTCAAGTCCGCTGGCATAGGCTGCTCAGCCGCGCTGCAGCGCGAGCAGAGAATCCTCTCCGCGCTCGACTCACCCTTCGTCGTCTCCTATTTGGGCTTCGACATCGCCGGTCCGGCGCCAGGATTCTGCCGACGATTCGACCTATTCGTGGAGTACGCGCCGGGGGGATCCCTCTCCGACGCGATCGAGCAGCACGGCGGCCGGCTCGAGGAGCCCGCCATCCGCTGTTACGCGCGGGACGTCCTCCGCGGCCTCGACTACCTCCACTCCGCCGGAGTCGTCCACTGCGATATCAAGAGCCGGAACGTTCTGCTCTGCGGCTGCGGCCACGCCAAGATCGCCGACTTCGGGTGCGCGCGACTGGCGGACGAGGCGGCAGAGTGCTCGATCTCGGGCACTCCCCTGTTCATGTCGCCCGAGGTGGCGCGCGGGGAGGAGCAGGGCGCGCCGGCGGACGTCTGGGCCTTGGGATGCACCGTGATCGAGATGGCTACGGGACGGTCGCCGTGGCCGGATGCCAAAGACCCCGTAAGCGCTCTCCACCGGATCGCGTTCTCCACCGACGTACCGGAAATTCCGAGCTCGATGTCGGAACAGGGGAAAGAGTTCTTGAGCAAGTGTTTGGTGAGGAACCCGCGGGAGCGATGGACGGCGGCGGAGCTCCTCCGCCACCCGTTCGTTGTTTCTTCCGGATCTCTGGATCCACAGTCCACGTCGAATTGCGGCACTAATTTCAACCGGGTTTCTCCGGTGACCACTCTGGATCAGTCGTTCTGGGAGCTGATCTCCGACGACGAGGATGTTCTGGACCAAGTGGAGGTGCCGCAGGAGGACCCGCTTGAAAGAATAAAGAGATTGGCCGGTAATGCAGCTCAGAATTGGACGTGGGACGAGAACTGGGTGACAGTGAGAAGCCATGGCCGCGAAGAAAGCTCTCCGGCGACTGATTCGGTCACCGAAGCGGACATGCTTGACTTTGATCCCATTTCTGTGGAATCTGTTCTGGTTAGATCAGTCGATACTTTGTTGTTCCATTACAATTGTAATTATGACGACACAAAAGTTTTTCTTCTCGACAAGGATTTAATCCAATTTGACAGTTTAAATCTGTCCTCTAACTTGTGA